The window CGCCGGAACCCGCATCGGCCCTGCGCAGATCGCGCTCGCCGTCTCGGCCGGGCACAGGCACCTACCCGTCTTCCGCGCGCCCGAAGTCGCGATCATCGACAGCGGCGATGAGCTCTCCTCCGACCCGGAGAACTGCGCCACGCACCAGATTCCGGCGAGCAATGGCGCCATGCTGGAGGCAATGGTCGCCGGGCTCGCGGTCCAGACACGCCGCATCGGCCCGGTCGGAGATACGCTCGACGCGCTCCTGGGGGCCTTCGACGAAGCCGCCCATGCCGACGTCATCGTCACCAGCGGCGGCGCGTCCGTTGGCGACCACGACCTCATCCGCCCCGCGCTCGAAGCCTGGGGCGCGAAGCTCGACTTCTGGCGCATCGCGATCAAGCCGGGCAAGCCGCTCCTCGTCGCCACCCGCCCCCGCTCGCAGCGCCGCCAGATCATCATCGGGCTGCCCGGAAATCCGGTGTCTGCACTCGTTACGGGCTACCATTTCCTGCTCCCGCTGCTGCGCCGGCTGATGGGCGCGCTCGATCCTGCTCCTATGGTCGTCACCACCCGCCTCGACGGGGACCTCCCGGCCACCGGCGCACGCCGCGAATTCCTGCGCGGCACCTGGGACGGGGAATGCGTGCGCGCCGTGCGGGTTCAGGACAGCGGGGCCCTGGGCGCTCTTGCGGGCAGTAACGTGCTCATCGAGCGTCCTGCGAACGGACCGGAAACACCGTCTGGCGCAAACGTGCGCATCTACATACTCCAGAACGGCGGTATCGCTTGACGTGGGAAATTCTGTTGCTTAATTGTTCTCAAAATGTTCACAAGTGGAACATCCAGAAGAACAGCTGATGCGCGGGAAGCCGAATTTCCGTGTGCGGCACGCGCAGGAAAGAGGCAGCGAACATGTTGACCCGCAAGCAGCACGAATTGCTCCGGTTCATCCAGACCCGGCTTGACGAAACCGGCATTTCGCCCAGCTTCGAAGAAATGAAGGACGCGCTGGACCTCAAGTCCAAGTCGGGCGTGCACCGACTGATTTCAGCGCTGGAGGAACGCGGCTTCATTCGCCGCCTGCCCAACCGCGCCCGCGCGCTCGAAGTGCTGCGCCGCGCCGACGAAGGCGGCCAGGCGGCCCCTGCGGCCGGCTCGAATGTCATTCCTTTCACAAAGCCCG is drawn from Novosphingobium decolorationis and contains these coding sequences:
- a CDS encoding molybdopterin molybdotransferase MoeA; this translates as MSTAPSPDTPVMTPPIPLEEAQRRLLALADPMRREHVDMTGAIGRYLAEPLLARRTQPAGHLSAMDGYAVTDGDLAGPWTIVGESAAGHPFTGTMARGDAVRISTGALLPCDAAAVIVQEDLTRSDDALALTGSGPSPQDRHVRRLGSDFVTGKEVLPAGTRIGPAQIALAVSAGHRHLPVFRAPEVAIIDSGDELSSDPENCATHQIPASNGAMLEAMVAGLAVQTRRIGPVGDTLDALLGAFDEAAHADVIVTSGGASVGDHDLIRPALEAWGAKLDFWRIAIKPGKPLLVATRPRSQRRQIIIGLPGNPVSALVTGYHFLLPLLRRLMGALDPAPMVVTTRLDGDLPATGARREFLRGTWDGECVRAVRVQDSGALGALAGSNVLIERPANGPETPSGANVRIYILQNGGIA